The Arachis hypogaea cultivar Tifrunner chromosome 14, arahy.Tifrunner.gnm2.J5K5, whole genome shotgun sequence genome has a segment encoding these proteins:
- the LOC112742925 gene encoding protein FAR-RED ELONGATED HYPOCOTYL 3-like, with protein sequence MASTYKWLLANFLEVMMNKHPKVVVTDADEAMKEVINEIFPNTTHKLCGWHLQKNATLNIKDLGLRKSFKKFIYAKWDVNEFEEEWSKLVEEFGGSDMSWIDKQYENKESWAREFLQDKFCAGFRTTSRCEGIKNFIKRFVHSRHNILELVENLERALRDYRNNEMVAQFKTINSDPVLTTGLPSLELCAANIYTREIFKLVRKQIEEVVSLDIIHSQPLSTTMVYKICAFQKRVKIFTVVYDRNEKKLECECCHWDHEGYPCSHMLCVLRREDIDELPESLILKRWTRDAKKYTNDQTVESSANDAEKGFLMRYSAMLVATIWMSFLAAQEVLLFGDTMNEVTRWTKDLEKRCNIKRQNGVTNVLHPAAEFIGDPCVAKTKGAPKLKKNETRKRSCSNCFVKGHTKRHCPKLVDEGDRSHDHFPSRCTDTDETIYAKIAKFSKEPLGATRSENNGRNCTAESSTKLMGSQSNLAGIGAFSGVQFYPTLSNLFPTPQGGVPGQPTTLQNIRHQWLLQAMEARNTLKQ encoded by the exons ATGGCATCCACGTATAAGTGGCTACTGGCTAACTTTTTGGAAGTCATGATGAACAAGCATCCTAAAGTTGTTGTGACTGATGCAGACGAGGCTATGAAAGAGGTGATTAATGAGATTTTTCCAAATACAACCCATAAATTGTGCGGATGGCATCTTCAGAAAAATGCTACTTTGAATATCAAGGACCTAGGTTTACGCAAATCATTTAAGAAGTTCATTTATGCCAAGTGGGATGTTAATGAATTTGAGGAGGAATGGTCAAAATTGGTTGAAGAGTTTGGTGGTAGTGACATGTCATGGATTGACAAACAatatgaaaacaaagaaagttgGGCCAGGGAATTTCTTCAGGATAAATTTTGTGCTGGTTTTAGAACTACTTCACGATGTGAAGGCATTAAAAACTTCATAAAGAGATTTGTTCATTCAAGGCACAATATTTTAGAGTTGGTGGAGAATCTTGAGCGGGCTTTAAGAGATTACCGCAATAATGAGATGGTTGCTCAATTCAAGACAATCAATTCTGATCCTGTTTTGACAACTGGCTTACCGTCTCTCGAGCTTTGTGCTGCAAACATCTACACTAGAGAGATATTCAAACTAGTGAGGAAGCAAATTGAAGAAGTGGTTTCTTTAGACATTATACATAGTCAGCCCCTTTCGACAACTATGGTATACAAGATTTGTGCTTTTCAAAAGAGGGTCAAAATATTTACAGTTGTATATGATCGCAATGAGAAGAAATTGGAGTGTGAATGCTGTCATTGGGATCATGAAGGGTATCCTTGTAGTCATATGTTGTGTGTGCTGAGACGAGAGGACATAGATGAATTGCCAGAAAGTCTAATTCTAAAAAGATGGACCCGAGATGCAAAGAAGTATACTAATGATCAAACAGTCGAAAGCAGTGCAAATGATGCTGAAAAAGGTTTCTTAATGAGATATAGTGCTATGTTAGTTGCCACAATATGGATGTCATTCCTTGCGGCTCAAGAAGTTCTACTTTTTGGTGATACGATGAATGAAGTTACTAGATGGACCAAAGATCTAGAGAAAAGGTGCAACATTAAAAGGCAAAATGGTGTTACTAATGTATTGCATCCTGCTGCTGAATTTATTGGTGATCCATGTGTCGCTAAGACTAAAGGTGCACCCAAACTCAAGAAGAATGAAACTAGGAAAAGGTCATGTTCAAATTGCTTCGTGAAGGGTCATACAAAGAGGCATTGTCCAAAGTTGGTTGATGAAGGTGACCGGAGCCATGACCATTTCCCTTCTCGATGTACAGACACAGATGAGACTATTTATGCAAAGATTGCTAAATTTT CAAAAGAGCCTCTTGGTGCCACAAGGAGTGAGAATAATGGGCGCAACTGTACTGCAGAATCTAGTACTAAGCTCATGGGTTCTCAATCAAATCTGGCGGGTATAGGAGCATTTTCAGGGGTCCAATTTTATCCAACTCTTAGTAACTTATTTCCAACGCCACAGGGTGGAGTACCTGGCCAACCAACCACTCTGCAAAATATTAGGCATCAATGGCTCTTACAG GCCATGGAAGCTAGGAATACCTTGAAACAATAg